One region of Jatrophihabitans cynanchi genomic DNA includes:
- a CDS encoding MarR family winged helix-turn-helix transcriptional regulator, whose protein sequence is MAGSAADAAEVLEGQAEVVDAVLAASRVFVAVASNALAGLTPEVTLPQFRALVLLEARGAMTVAELAGELGVAPSTASRMCERLVTKKLVRRAVDRADRRRMRLTLHAAGHELIAASTKRRKQQIARLIKTIPATERLQLSAALRMLVDAAESSGHGSTPRAT, encoded by the coding sequence GTGGCGGGTTCGGCTGCCGACGCCGCCGAGGTGCTGGAGGGGCAGGCGGAGGTCGTCGACGCGGTGCTGGCGGCCAGCCGCGTGTTCGTCGCGGTCGCCTCCAACGCCCTAGCCGGGCTGACGCCGGAGGTGACGCTGCCGCAGTTCCGCGCGCTGGTGTTGCTCGAGGCGCGCGGGGCGATGACGGTCGCCGAGCTGGCCGGCGAACTTGGGGTCGCGCCGTCGACGGCGAGCCGGATGTGCGAACGGCTGGTGACGAAGAAGCTGGTGCGCCGCGCGGTCGACCGCGCGGACCGGCGGCGGATGCGGCTGACCCTGCATGCGGCCGGGCACGAGCTGATCGCGGCGAGCACGAAACGCCGCAAGCAGCAGATCGCCCGGCTGATCAAGACCATCCCCGCCACCGAACGGCTGCAGCTCAGCGCAGCGCTGCGGATGCTCGTCGATGCCGCGGAGTCCAGCGGACACGGATCGACCCCCCGCGCGACCTGA
- a CDS encoding helix-turn-helix domain-containing protein codes for MDEVTTLAAATRHQDPAIGLAAVAALRSMVEVLEALQVDNARAQGWTWPAIADRLTVTKQAVHKKYRRRIGVGR; via the coding sequence CTGGACGAGGTGACGACTTTGGCGGCGGCGACTCGACATCAGGATCCCGCGATCGGCCTCGCCGCGGTAGCCGCGCTGCGCAGCATGGTGGAGGTGCTCGAGGCCCTGCAGGTCGACAACGCCCGAGCGCAGGGATGGACCTGGCCGGCGATCGCCGATCGGCTGACTGTCACCAAGCAGGCCGTCCACAAGAAATACCGGCGCCGTATCGGTGTCGGGCGGTGA
- a CDS encoding SCO family protein has product MPFGRWRRLRVRQARKTIGLLAALALTAAVLAGCGRSAPPAAPGPNVGQQANDALPVAVRDTTLVTSAGRRLDLAQLAGKVVVISDMMTLCQETCPLDTANVVAAARDAERAGLGNKIVFLSVTIDPARDTLARLTAYRHLYAPAPNDWLTAAGAPGALTAFWKQLGVYIQKAPDTPPAPKDWLTGKPLTYDVTHSDELFFLDQQGHERFLLEGAPHVAPGAPLPPTLRRFMDATGRANLTHPDSQTWTLPQELQVLAWLTGHRIPGGKS; this is encoded by the coding sequence GTGCCGTTCGGCCGCTGGCGTCGACTCCGCGTGCGGCAAGCACGAAAGACGATTGGTTTGCTTGCGGCGCTCGCCTTGACCGCCGCCGTCCTGGCCGGGTGCGGACGCTCAGCGCCACCCGCCGCGCCCGGCCCGAATGTGGGTCAGCAGGCGAACGACGCGCTGCCGGTCGCGGTGCGCGACACCACCCTGGTCACCTCCGCCGGCCGCCGGCTGGACCTGGCACAACTGGCCGGCAAGGTCGTCGTGATCTCGGACATGATGACCCTCTGCCAGGAAACCTGCCCGCTGGACACGGCCAACGTAGTTGCCGCCGCCCGGGACGCGGAACGCGCCGGCCTCGGTAACAAGATCGTGTTCCTCAGCGTGACCATCGACCCAGCCCGCGACACCCTCGCCCGGCTGACCGCCTACCGCCATCTCTACGCACCCGCGCCGAACGACTGGCTGACCGCTGCCGGCGCCCCGGGCGCGCTGACCGCGTTCTGGAAACAGCTCGGCGTCTACATCCAAAAAGCGCCGGACACCCCGCCCGCGCCTAAGGACTGGCTCACCGGCAAGCCGCTCACCTACGACGTGACACATTCCGACGAACTGTTCTTCCTCGACCAGCAAGGCCATGAACGCTTCCTGCTCGAAGGCGCCCCGCACGTCGCGCCCGGCGCCCCACTGCCCCCGACCTTGCGCCGGTTCATGGACGCCACCGGACGAGCCAACCTCACCCACCCCGACAGCCAGACCTGGACCCTCCCACAGGAGCTCCAGGTCCTCGCCTGGCTCACCGGCCACCGCATCCCCGGCGGCAAGTCATGA
- a CDS encoding Clp protease N-terminal domain-containing protein, with protein MLDQFAEPVRCILRVAEQEADRLGHNYIGCEHVLAALAQQPGTPANRILVGHGLDIESIRGELDRLVEQGVLPPPWHNDADLLRGLGIDLDAVMRAARQTFGDAAVDNAARQVTRRTGWSPLCGKAILVKQALYYAGQQRRERNRPVIEAPDLLLGLLRDAEQPVDRPRCFNNPWRRRLRGRLGLPLRGPSPVRLVVEAAGTSLEVLQQAATAATPVPS; from the coding sequence ATGCTTGATCAGTTCGCCGAACCCGTACGCTGCATCCTGCGTGTCGCCGAACAGGAAGCGGACCGCCTCGGCCACAACTACATCGGCTGCGAACACGTCCTCGCCGCGCTCGCCCAGCAGCCCGGGACGCCCGCGAACCGCATCCTCGTCGGGCACGGACTGGATATCGAGTCCATCCGCGGCGAGCTCGACCGGCTCGTCGAGCAAGGCGTTCTGCCGCCGCCCTGGCACAACGATGCCGACCTGCTCCGCGGGCTCGGTATCGACCTGGACGCGGTCATGCGCGCGGCGCGCCAAACCTTCGGCGACGCCGCGGTCGATAACGCCGCCCGACAGGTCACCCGCCGCACCGGGTGGTCACCGCTGTGCGGCAAGGCAATTCTGGTCAAGCAGGCGCTCTACTACGCCGGGCAACAGCGTCGCGAACGAAACAGGCCCGTCATCGAGGCGCCGGATCTTCTGCTCGGACTGTTGCGCGACGCCGAGCAACCGGTAGATCGCCCCCGCTGCTTCAACAACCCTTGGCGGCGGCGGCTGCGCGGGCGCCTCGGACTGCCGCTGCGCGGACCCAGTCCTGTCCGGCTCGTCGTCGAGGCCGCGGGCACGAGCCTCGAGGTATTGCAACAGGCTGCGACCGCCGCGACCCCAGTGCCGAGCTGA
- a CDS encoding phosphotransferase, with translation MLPPPTGRREKLALPRDGGGNAVTPRAPRGGFRRGSRGLCGSRRRVLADSNHTIVWLRPHQILAKVGRRSAERLLLREHRVARALGEVGAPVVPPLSGVKPTRDPDTALLVTLWPRVEHLGEDSADAADVGQSLGEVHRALDRYDGELPSFLDKLEDARALLGDDARMSALDLDNRRWLRTAFDALFDELRSRRYAVRGLHGEPHGQNRLTTPAGVRWIDFEGACLGPVEWDLAFLPDASLPAYPPPDEALVQLLRTLNSARTATLCWARYDVPALRWHARFHLQQLRSHLV, from the coding sequence ATGCTGCCCCCGCCGACCGGCCGCCGCGAGAAACTAGCCTTGCCCCGTGACGGAGGTGGGAACGCAGTCACGCCTCGCGCTCCACGCGGCGGTTTCCGTCGCGGATCGCGCGGGCTATGCGGTAGCCGACGCCGCGTGCTGGCCGATTCGAATCACACGATCGTGTGGCTGCGACCGCATCAGATCCTCGCCAAAGTTGGTCGACGATCTGCAGAGCGCCTGCTGCTGCGTGAGCATCGCGTCGCGCGTGCGCTCGGCGAGGTCGGCGCACCCGTCGTCCCTCCCTTGTCGGGGGTAAAGCCCACGCGAGATCCGGACACCGCCCTGCTCGTGACGCTGTGGCCGCGAGTCGAGCACCTGGGCGAGGACAGCGCCGATGCCGCCGACGTCGGGCAGTCCCTTGGGGAGGTGCACCGTGCTCTCGACCGGTACGACGGCGAGCTGCCGAGCTTTCTCGACAAGCTGGAAGACGCCAGGGCGCTGCTCGGCGACGACGCTCGCATGAGCGCCCTCGACCTGGACAACCGACGCTGGCTTCGGACCGCTTTCGACGCACTGTTCGACGAGTTGAGATCACGCCGGTACGCCGTGCGAGGACTCCATGGTGAACCCCACGGCCAGAATCGGCTGACGACGCCGGCGGGTGTGAGATGGATCGACTTCGAGGGAGCATGTCTCGGACCGGTCGAATGGGACCTCGCCTTCCTGCCCGATGCTTCGTTGCCGGCGTACCCGCCACCGGATGAGGCGCTCGTCCAACTACTGCGCACGCTGAACAGCGCCCGCACCGCCACGCTGTGTTGGGCGCGCTACGACGTACCAGCGCTACGGTGGCACGCCAGGTTCCACCTCCAGCAGCTCCGCAGTCACCTGGTCTGA
- a CDS encoding YetF domain-containing protein — MSWLTSSWSDLGITAGKAVLMYATALVGLRLGERRTLAQWTAIDFAAAVAIGAIIGRTAVASTQTYAIGAVALVSLLLLHRLTSLARFQPLFGRLTDHRVRVLVADGHLRRDQLRRCGLTDDDLLAQLRQHGVFDLHTLKYVLYEATGGLTIVPENDQHHASDLVDAGLRSSAGFPIDQAQRQN, encoded by the coding sequence ATGTCCTGGCTGACATCATCATGGAGCGATCTCGGCATCACCGCAGGCAAGGCCGTGTTGATGTACGCGACAGCCTTGGTCGGACTCCGGCTCGGCGAACGCCGCACGCTGGCGCAATGGACGGCCATCGACTTCGCCGCTGCGGTCGCCATCGGCGCCATCATCGGCCGCACCGCAGTTGCGAGCACCCAGACCTACGCGATCGGTGCCGTCGCCCTCGTCAGCCTGCTCCTGCTCCACCGGCTGACCAGCCTCGCCCGCTTCCAACCGCTCTTCGGCCGGCTGACCGACCACCGCGTCCGCGTCCTCGTCGCCGACGGCCACCTGCGCCGCGACCAGCTCCGGCGTTGCGGGCTCACCGACGATGATCTCCTCGCCCAGCTCCGACAGCACGGCGTCTTCGACCTGCACACGCTCAAGTACGTGCTGTACGAAGCCACGGGCGGACTCACCATCGTCCCCGAAAACGACCAACACCACGCCAGCGATCTCGTGGACGCCGGCCTGCGATCCAGCGCCGGGTTCCCCATTGACCAAGCGCAACGGCAGAATTAG
- a CDS encoding DUF4396 domain-containing protein has translation MTCSGGTTSVRLSWRAGSPLLKEVLAAVPERWLVTLSWLALAAGFAAAADILIDTYLRRYRQQMPIMEAVWPVTALYFGPLASWAYRRFGRPMTRHWLAEHDRDEPPDKPGWATTAVGVSHCGAGCTLGDILAEFVIFGLGAAIAGEVVYAEMVGDYLAAVALGIAFQYFAIAPMRGLSLRKGLREAAKADVLSLTAFEGGVFGWMALMAFVLFPAPHRLHPDSPVYWFLMQVGMIIGFGTAWPANVWLIRRGIKAM, from the coding sequence ATGACCTGCAGCGGCGGCACCACGTCGGTTCGGCTCAGCTGGCGTGCGGGTAGCCCACTGTTGAAGGAGGTTCTTGCCGCTGTGCCCGAACGATGGCTGGTCACGCTGAGCTGGCTCGCACTCGCGGCCGGGTTTGCCGCCGCGGCCGACATCCTGATCGACACCTACCTCCGCCGCTACCGGCAGCAGATGCCGATCATGGAAGCAGTGTGGCCGGTCACCGCCCTGTACTTCGGCCCCCTCGCGTCCTGGGCCTATCGGCGCTTCGGCCGCCCCATGACCCGCCACTGGCTCGCCGAGCACGACCGCGACGAGCCGCCGGACAAGCCCGGCTGGGCCACCACCGCCGTCGGGGTCAGCCACTGCGGCGCCGGCTGCACGCTCGGCGACATCCTCGCCGAATTCGTGATCTTCGGCCTCGGCGCTGCGATCGCCGGCGAGGTCGTGTACGCGGAGATGGTCGGTGACTACCTGGCCGCGGTCGCGCTCGGGATCGCGTTCCAGTATTTCGCCATCGCCCCCATGCGCGGGCTGAGCCTGCGCAAAGGCCTGCGAGAGGCGGCCAAAGCGGACGTGCTCTCGCTCACCGCGTTCGAGGGCGGCGTGTTCGGCTGGATGGCGCTCATGGCTTTCGTGCTGTTCCCGGCGCCGCACCGCCTGCACCCGGACTCACCGGTCTACTGGTTCCTCATGCAGGTCGGCATGATCATCGGCTTCGGGACCGCGTGGCCGGCCAACGTGTGGCTGATCCGGCGCGGCATCAAGGCGATGTAG
- a CDS encoding chloride channel protein, which yields MSDGRGGQRRRLATPLRTQAGPARLVTAMRASNTGLLALSLVVGAGAGGGAVLFRWLIKQFTLLLSGHGDYSLAGHAANPHLPGLGRWFVLLAPVAAGLVYGPLVHFFAREARGHGVPEVMYAVARRGGRIPPQVAAVKALASALCIGGGGSVGREGPIVQIGSALGSTLGSIVRVAEPRMRVLVACGAAGGIAATFNAPLAGVFFAMELILRDFAAQSFGMVVLSSVTASVIGRAAFGNQPFLHLPAFTVQDPIEYALFAALGLAAGVIGVVFTRVLYLIEDGCDAAWQRVRGPEWARPAVGGILLGGLLLVLPEMYGVGYPVLGKGVAGGYGIAFLLALLAGKIVATSLTIGIGGSGGVFAPSLFIGAMAGAAYGQTLHQLAPGLSGQAGAYALIGMGAVFAGAARAPITAVIIMFELTGDYAIILPLMAAIVLAAGISHLLTPDTIYTLKLRRRGIDLNTDPAAAALASVTVGQVMRPATGTPLPADLPLTEAAAQLSRTRYGQLPVIDAAGAYRGVATARALADTLAGPGHESDTVASIVEYPPTVSAAEPLQHTLDVLATTDGPVPVLDHDRARLLGWLSHQDVLRALSTPPATPAPTAAPAPANQHA from the coding sequence ATGAGCGATGGTCGAGGTGGACAACGGCGCCGGCTCGCCACCCCGCTGCGAACGCAAGCCGGTCCCGCGCGGCTGGTCACCGCGATGCGCGCCTCGAACACCGGGCTGCTCGCCTTATCGCTGGTCGTGGGCGCCGGCGCCGGCGGCGGGGCGGTGCTGTTCCGCTGGCTGATCAAGCAGTTCACCCTCCTGCTGTCCGGGCACGGGGACTACTCGCTGGCCGGGCACGCCGCCAACCCGCACCTGCCGGGACTGGGACGGTGGTTCGTGCTGCTGGCCCCGGTCGCGGCCGGGCTGGTGTACGGGCCGCTGGTGCACTTCTTCGCCCGCGAGGCCCGCGGTCACGGCGTGCCGGAGGTGATGTACGCGGTCGCCCGCCGCGGCGGGCGGATCCCCCCACAGGTGGCCGCGGTCAAGGCACTGGCCTCGGCGCTGTGCATCGGCGGCGGCGGCTCGGTCGGCCGCGAGGGACCGATCGTGCAGATCGGCTCCGCGCTCGGCTCCACCCTGGGTTCGATCGTGCGGGTGGCCGAGCCACGGATGCGGGTGCTGGTCGCCTGCGGCGCCGCGGGCGGGATCGCGGCCACCTTCAACGCGCCGCTGGCCGGGGTGTTCTTCGCGATGGAGCTGATCCTGCGCGACTTCGCCGCCCAATCCTTCGGCATGGTCGTGCTGTCTTCGGTGACCGCGAGCGTGATCGGCCGCGCCGCGTTCGGCAACCAACCCTTCCTGCACCTGCCCGCCTTCACCGTCCAGGATCCGATCGAGTACGCGCTGTTCGCCGCCCTCGGGCTCGCGGCCGGCGTGATCGGTGTCGTGTTCACCCGGGTGCTGTACCTGATCGAGGACGGCTGCGACGCGGCCTGGCAGCGCGTGCGGGGGCCGGAGTGGGCCCGCCCGGCGGTCGGCGGCATCCTGCTCGGCGGCCTGCTGCTGGTGCTGCCGGAAATGTACGGCGTCGGCTACCCGGTCCTCGGCAAGGGCGTCGCCGGCGGATACGGCATCGCGTTCCTGCTCGCCCTGCTCGCCGGCAAGATCGTCGCGACCAGCCTCACCATCGGCATTGGCGGCTCCGGCGGAGTGTTCGCGCCCAGCCTGTTCATCGGCGCCATGGCCGGCGCCGCCTACGGCCAGACACTGCACCAGCTTGCGCCCGGCCTGTCCGGGCAGGCCGGCGCCTACGCGCTGATCGGGATGGGCGCCGTGTTCGCCGGCGCGGCCCGCGCGCCGATCACCGCAGTGATCATCATGTTCGAACTCACCGGCGACTACGCGATCATCCTGCCGCTGATGGCGGCCATCGTGCTCGCCGCCGGAATCAGCCACCTGCTCACCCCGGACACCATCTACACCCTCAAGCTGCGCCGCCGCGGCATCGACCTCAACACCGACCCCGCCGCGGCCGCGCTGGCATCGGTCACCGTCGGGCAGGTCATGCGCCCCGCCACGGGCACGCCGCTGCCGGCCGACCTGCCCTTGACCGAGGCCGCAGCCCAGCTCAGCCGCACCCGTTACGGCCAGCTGCCGGTCATCGACGCCGCCGGCGCCTACCGCGGCGTCGCCACCGCCCGAGCCCTCGCCGACACCCTGGCTGGACCCGGACACGAGTCCGACACCGTCGCCTCCATCGTCGAGTACCCGCCCACGGTCAGCGCCGCCGAACCGCTGCAGCACACCCTCGACGTGCTCGCGACCACCGACGGACCCGTGCCCGTCCTCGATCACGACCGCGCCCGGCTGCTCGGCTGGCTCAGCCACCAGGACGTGCTCCGCGCGCTCAGCACCCCACCCGCCACCCCCGCACCAACAGCGGCACCGGCGCCGGCGAACCAGCATGCCTGA